The sequence CCCTGCTGATCATGGCCACGCTGCCCTTCGCGCTGACCGGAGGCGTCTGGTTCCTCTACCTGATGGGCTTCAACCTGTCGGCCGCCACCGGAGTGGGCTTCATCGCCCTGGCCGGTGTGGCGGCCGAATTCGGCGTGATCATGCTGCTCTACCTGAAGAACGCCTGGACCGAGACGCAGGATGCCGGACACACGACAAACGAAGACTTGCGTGGCGCCATTCGGGAGGGGGCGGTACAGCGCGTACGCCCCAAGGCCATGACCGTCGCCGTGATCATCGCCGGCCTGCTGCCGATCCTCTGGAGCGGCGGAACCGGCAGCGAAGTGATGAGCCGCATCGCCGTGCCCATGGTCGGCGGCATGATCACCGCGCCGCTGTTATCCCTGTTCGTCATCCCGGCGGCGTATTGGCTTATGCGCCGTCGCACACAGCCCCACCCCATTTCGCAAACCACCCTTGGAGACGCTTCATGAGAACAGCACTCACCACTGCAATTGCCCTCGTTCTGAGCTCGGCCCTGCCCGCCCTCGCCGACGATATGTCCGGCATGAACATGGGAAACACCACAAAGGAGCCCTCCCAGGCGCAGGCGCAAACCGCCACGGCAAGTGGCACCGTCAAGGCAGTCGATCTAGCCAAAGGCACCGTCACGATTTCCCATGGGGCCGTGCCGAGCCTCAAATGGCCGGCGATGACGATGGCCTTCGCTGCCAGCCAGGAACAACTCGAGAGCGTTGAAGTGGAAGAGAAGGTCAACTTCGAGTTCAAGGCTGAAGGCATGAATGCCTCCATCCTGAAGATCACCAAGGCGGAATAACGGCCAGCACCGTGGAGGAGTCCGATCTCAGTGCGAACCTGCTGCTAGTCGGCTCCTCTTCCTGGAAAAGTGTGTTCCCGCCATAGGGAACCAACACCCGCAATGGAGCGATGTCTGCGAGCTTTCAGCGTCCGCAATTGGCCGATTCTGTTGAAAAAGTGGCTGCCGCCCCATGCCGCCGGCACAATCGCAAGCTCAGCGAGCGTGGGGGCAAGCAGCATGATGGGACGGTTATCGGGAGGACAGGCGCGCCTGTTCTACGCGTTCAATCTGGAAGAGCACGTCCCGCCTCAACACCTCCTGCGCAGCATCGATCAGTGCCTGGATCTCAGCGACCTGCGTACTCACTTGGCCGACTTCTACAGCCCCATCGGACGCCCCTCGATTGACCCGGAGTTGATGGTGCGCATGCTGGTGGTCGGCTACTGCTACGGCATCCGTTCCGAGCGACGGCTATGCGAAGAGGTGCGCCTGAACCTGGCCTATCGCTGGTTCTGCCGGCTGGGCCTGGAAGACGAAGTGCCCAATCACTCGACTTTCTCGAAGAATCGCCACGGCCGCTTCCGTGACAGCGGTCTGTTCCGCTGGTTGTTCAATGAGGTGCTGCGGCGCTGCATGGCGGCGGGCCTGGTCAAGGGGGAAGGCTTCGCCGTCGACGCCAGCATCATCAAGGCGGATGCCAGCCGGCAACGTGGGGTGGCGGGCGATGAAGTCGACTGGCGCGATCCGGCGCTCAGCAGCCGCGCCGTGCGCGAGTACCTCGAAGCCCTCGATGAGGAAGCGCTGGCCGAAGCCCTGCCCAAGAAGATGTCGCTCACCGACCCACAGGCGCGTTGGACTGCCGCGCCAGGCGGCCCGGCTTACTTTGCCTACGCTACCAACTACCTCATCTACACCGAGCACGGCGTGATCCTGGATGTGGAAGCCACCCCGGCGCATCGGACTGCCGAAGTCGAGTCGACCAAAACGATGGTCGAGCGCGTCGAAGCACAGTTCGATCTCACACCGGAACGCCTGATCGGCGATACCGCGTACGGCACCGCCCCGATGTTGGCCTGGATGGTCGAGGAAAAGGACATCGAGCCGCATGTGCCGGTGTGGGACAAGACCGAACGCAAGGACGACAGCCTCTCCAGCAACGACTTTCACTGGAATCAGGAGGCCAAGGAATACCGCTGCCCAGCCGGCAAACCGCTACGCAGTGAATGGCGCGCCTTTACCCAACAGAGAACGCGGGTGACCAAGGCCAACACGATCATCTATCGGTCCAGCCAAGCCGACTGCGCCACCTGCCCGCTGAAAGCCAAGTGCTGTCCCAATACGCCGAATCGGAAGATCGTCCGCAGTATCCATGAGGCTGCTCGCGACGTAGCTCGACGCATCGCCAAGACACCGGAGTACCTCGTCTCTCGCTGCGAGCGCAAGAAGGTGGAGATGCTGTTCGCCCACCTCAAACGGATCATGAAACTCGACCGTTTACGGCTGCGTGGCCTGACCGGCGCCACCGACGAATTCACCTTGGCCGCGACGGTGCAAAACCTGCGACGCATGGCCAAGCTCATGCCTCACGGGCCACCGCTTAGGGGATAGGTACGCCTGTGGCGAGCAGAAACCCTCGAATTAACCCACAAACCTGAGCCCGGACGCTCAGTGAAAGGCCGAAAGGCAATGTGAAGTGGCTTGCAGCCACTTCGAACGCTGGCGCGCCTGGCCGACTGGCTGCCGCAGAACCGCCTTTTTCAACAGAATCGGCCGATAGCAGCCATTTTCAATCCACATAAATCGGTCAGAAGCCGCTACTCGATACCCAGCCAAAACACGAAAGCACCGACTGGCCAGCGTCAAAGCGCCGTCCGCACGGCCTGGTCCTACAGATATTTCCGCCTGGCTTTTCCCTGTCCTACAGAGAACTTTCCTACAACCCATTAGCCTTGAGGCCCTACGCGCGCCCTGGCTAGTGTCCCCTCCGTCACGGTCAATCCCGTGGCCGGGTTTGACAGCTCGTAGTCCAGGCGCGATTGCGCCGCAAGGTGCATGCGAAGAACGGCGGACGTTCTTTGCAGGCCCTGGTACGCATGCAGTTTTTAACTGCACTGCCCAATGGCAGATCGCGTGGGGAGATCCTCGCGATCTGCCGGTCTCTGGACCCGGTCTGTCAACCCCGCGCGGTCTGCCGCCCTTCGACTGACAGCGGATGGCGGTAGCTCCTTAACTTGTCCAGGAGTACCACCATGCACGACGCATATACCCCAATCGTTTTCTATCACCACCACCAACGCCTGCGCGCAGTGATGGTCGACAACCAGCCCTGGTTCGTCGCCCATGACTTCGCGTGGTTGATTGGCCTTTCCGATGCCCAACCCGTGCTCCAGGCCCTGGAGCCTCACGAGCAGAAAACCTTCTGCCTCGGCTACAGCCACGACTTCCACGAAGAGGTCACCGTCATCAGCGATATCGGCGCGTACCGGGCGCTGTTCCAGTTCGGCAAGCCAAAGCACGGCGAGGTGGGCCGCTGGCTGAACGCGGTGCTGGTGCCGACGCTGCATGACTACCACCGGGTACCTGATGCGGCGCCGCGTCGGGAGAACCTGAGCGTTGAGGGTCGGCTGATTGGTGTCGTGCGCTGGCAGGGTGAGGTGTGGGTGGCCTGGCGGGATTTGCCGGCCTTTATGGCGAGCGGCAAGGAGGTGTCGGTATGACCGAGGAGCTTGAAGAACGCCGGCTGCGGGAGTTGGTGAACCGGCTGGATTCGCGCCTGGAGATCGTGCAGGTGCTGGCGGAGATCCTGCTGGACAACGCCACATTGCGGCCCTGCGTTCCCGGGGCTTATCTCAATTACTACCGGGAAGGCATGTTGATGGAGGCGGTGATTCATCTCGCCCGCAGCAATCAGGAGGATTTCGGTCAGTTAATGAAGAGGCCAGAAATTGCCGTTGGATTGGATGTGAGTTGAGCTGTGGTGGGGCCCCTCTTCCGGGTTGGGAGAGGGGCCTTTGTTTTGTTGGGGCAACGGGTTGCCCTTGGCGAATGAATTCGCCCCTACAGGCTTGGGGTGAGTTTGGCGCGGGGGTCATCGCGAGCAGAGCTCGCTCCTACGGATGAGAGTTTTACCCAGGCCTGGACCTAGCCCGGATGGAATCCGGGAGTGGATCTGTTGGCGCTCAGATTTCGCAGCGATCCAGGCAGCCATGCTGGTCGAACGCGTAGTAGCGTGATTGCCGGTCGCGGGTAACTTTCGCCAGCGCGACGGCCGGGTCGCGGGCCAGCAGCAGGCGGCCGCCCGTGGCCACCAGATGGTCCAGCAGGCGCTCCTTCTCTTCGATCAGGCATTCGGGATTGCGGTCGAAGGCGGTGGTCACGTCCAGCTCCAGCCAATGCAGGCCGGGAATGAGATCACCCGCGAACACCACAGGCCCACCGGGCATCTCCAGTTCCGGCAGGAGCTGGCCCGGCGTGTAGCCATCGCTGACGTGGAATCGCCAGCCCTCCCCCAGCACGCCGCTTGCGGAGTCCTCCACCAGCTTCAGGCGACCGCTTTCTTCGAGCTGGTCGAGGAGCTGTGGCACGAACCAGGCGCGGTCGCGGGGATGGGGGCGCAACGCTCGGGACCACTGGCGCGCGCCCGTGACGTAGCTCGCCCCGGGAAACAGGAGCCGCGGCGGGTCCCCGGCCTGGAAGGCGCTGCGCACGTCGGGCGGCAGCAGCGCATGGACGTGGGTCAGGATCACGACATCGATGTCGTGCTCGTCCAGCCCGCGCTGCGCCAGGCTGTCGAGCAGACCCAGCGGCTGCGGCTGGCACCGGCAGGTCCTGGGCACCGGCGCGAGCAAGGGCTCGCTGCCCGCCATGATCAGCACATTGCGACCGGGCTCCTGCACCAGCAGGACACGCGAGGCAAGGCCGATCTGGTTTTCCGCGTCGGGCTCGATGCAGTCGGACCAACGTTGGCGCGGCAGGCTGCCGAACATGCTGCCGCCATCCAGCTTGCGCAGGCGGCCGGCCAGAACGGAAAGACGACGTGTCACAATTTCTACCTCATTACTACAGGTGCCAGCCTCCTCCCTGGGCTGGCCACCTTCGATCAGATCAAACTCAGCACACCGCCGAGGAGCATCAATTGGGCGGTCAGGGCGAAGGCCAACAGCAGGGGTTTGAGACCCGCCTTGCGCAGGTCGGTGAGGCGGGTACTGAAACCGAGGGCGCCCATGGCGGCGGCCAGCAGCAGGTCATCCGCGCCGATCAGCATCCGCTGCACGTCCTGGGGCATGGGCAGCCAGGAGTTGAGCAACATGCAGGCGACGAAGCCGATGACGAAGAGCGGCACCTTGACCTTGGCCGTCGCGCCGCCTGGCACGCTGCGACGGGACAGCCAGACCCCCAGCCCCAGCAGGAAAGGCGCCAGCAGCAGCACGCGGATCAGTTTGGCGACAATGGCCGCTTCGGCTGCCTGCGGGTCCATGGCCTGGCCGGCGGCTACCACCTGGGCCACTTCGTGCAAGGTCGCGCCGGTGAAGACGCCAAAGCCATGGCTGTCGCCGAACAGCGTCGGCGCGATGGCGAACAGCCAGGGATAGAGCAGCATGCCGAGGGTGCCGAACAGCACCACGCAGGCGATGGCGATGGCCACCTGGTCATTGCGCCCCTTCACCATCCCGGCACTGGCGAGCACGGCAGCGGCGCCGCAGATGGCATGGCCGGCACCGATCAGGATCGCGGTCTCGCGCTCAAGACGCAGCACCCGCGTACCCAGCCAGATCGCTAGTGTGATGGTGGACAGGATCAGCACGGCATCGATGACGAAGGCCTGTACCCCCAGCGCCTGGACCTGCTGGACGGTCAGGCGCAGGCCATAGAGCGCGACGCCGAAGCGCAGTACCGGCTGCTTGCAGAACTGCAGGCCGGCTTCGAGTGCGTCGTGGATGCGCCCGGGCACAAGGTTCCCGGCCAGCAAGCCCAGCAGCATGGCCAGGGTCAGCGCGCCAAAGCCCGTGCCGTGCAACGCCGAAGTCGTCGAGAGCCAGAGCGCCAGGCCGGCCAGCAGGAAGCTGGCCGCGATGCCGGTGAAGAGGACGAAAGGCGAACGTTCAGAGCTACTCAGGACTAGCATGGCGATACCTCGCTTGTGGTAGCGCAAGGTTGCCCTGCCATATAACCTGAACGAAGCGACCTATTCTGATTGGTCATATCAGGAATGCTGATATGCAATGCCGCATTACCCTTCGCCAACTCGCCACCTTCGTGGCGATCGCCGATCTGGGCAGCGTCACCCGCGCCAGCAAGGAACTCAGCCTCACCCAGTCGGCGGCGAGCATGTCCTTGCAGGACCTGGAGCATCAGCTGGGGACGCGCCTGTTCGATCGCCACGGCAAGCGCCTGGTCCTGAACGAGCACGGCCGTCGCCTGTACCCCCATGCACAGGCCACCCTGGAAGGCGCCCAGGAGGTGGAATCGCTCTTCCAGCAGCAGCTCGCCTGCCACCTGCGCATCGGTGCCAGCACCACCATTGGCGGCTACCTGTTGCCGGAGAAACTGGCGGCCTTTCTCGAGGCCGAGCCGGACAGCCGCCTCGAACTGAAGGTGGAGAACACCGAACGCATCGTCGAATCACTGTGCAACTTCACGGTCGACGTGGCCTTCGTGGAAGGGCCGGTGCAGCACCCGGACATCGATGTACGGCCCTGGCTGGAAGATGAACTGGTACTGATCGCAGCACCAAGCCACCCGCTGTCCAGGCTGAAGCAGCCAACGGCCGAGGAACTGGCGGGCGCGCGCTGGATCATGCGCGAGCCGGGCTCGGGCACCCGCAGTATGCTGGAGCACCTGATCGGTCCCTGGCTGGGCAGCCCGCGCCAGCTGCTGGAGGTTTCCGATGGCGAGGCGATCAAGCGCTGCGTGATCGCCGGCGCGGGCATTGCCTGCGTATCCCGGCTCACGGTCCGTGGCGAGCTCGCCCTCGGACAGCTCTGCACCCTGCCCTCCCCCAGCGGCCCGCTGAAGCGCGTGTTCTATCGCGCCATCCACCAGGACAAACAGCCGACCCGGGGGCTCAGGCGCTTCCTGGATTTCCTGTAGCCCGAGCCGTCTCCTCGCCCGGTAGCCCGGATGCAATCCGGGAGGGGCCTGCACCCTGTCCGGTGTATTTCGGCCCGGCGTTGAAAGCCCATTGGGGACTGGAAGACCCATCCGAGGTGGTGGCTGACGAAGCTGCCCTGGACGCCGCGTTCCGCGCCACCCTGGCGCATGTGGAGCGGCGCTGCAAAGCCTTCCTCGACCTGCCCTTCGACCGTCTCGGCCGCGACGAACTCAAGCGCGAGCTGGATCGCATCGGCGCTCTCTGAGTAGCTGACGACGGCGACCCGCAGGGCTTCACGAATCTTTCACGCACCAGGAAGCAAAGTGGATCTCAGCTGAAGGATCAGCTTCATCCGTGGTACGAAAAGCCCCGCCCCTGCTCGCGCGGGGCTTTTCGTTTCTCAGGGGCGGTAGCCCTGGGCCAGGAGCCAGCCCTGCACCATGCGCCGGGGTTGCTCCGGGAGGGCGGCCAGGGCCTGAGTGAGTTCGCCGCGTTGCAGGGCGCGGACGATGGGCGCCAGTTCGATGCCTTGCAGGTGCCAGATGCCCAGGGGCTGGTCGGCGGTGACCACCACCTCGGCTTCCTCGATCCCGTCGCCGTGGATTACCGGCGCCCGCTCCACCCTTAATTGGCTGAAATCCGCCGCCGCGTGCATGGGCTCGGCGTCCGGCCAGGTGCGGCGATCGCGCCAGAAAGGTTGTTCGGGCCAGCGCTGTTCCAGGGCGTAGAAGTCCCGCCCGGTGCGGGCGAAACGCAGGAACAGGTGCTCCACCCGGCGCTGGTGGAAGCGCCGGGCCAGCTCGGCCCGCTCCGGCCGCTGCAGGAGGGTGATGATCACCGCCGGTGCCTGCAGGGCCGAGGACAGGGACTGGAAGATGCCATTGCCGGACAGCGGGTCCACCGCCATGGCGGCGTCCCCTACCCGCAGCCAGTTGGGGCCGCTGGCTTCATGGAAAAGGATAGCGGTGCTGCTGCGGGCGTGCAGGCTGGCCGGTTGCAGGGCGGCTTCGCCGAACAGTTCGCGCACCAGCGCCGACTCGCCGCGACGCTGGGCGCAGTAATCGGCTAGTTGTTCCTTGGGCGGCAGGCCCCCGGCATCCTGGGTGATCTGCCAGTAACAACGGCCATCGGCCAGCCGCGCCATCCAGGCCCAGCCATCGGCCAGGCTTTCCACCGCCGAGCCGGGCTGGCCCGGTTGCTCCTGCCATTGGTTGAGCAGGCTGAGGGTTTCCGGACCGCGCAGGCGGCCACCGGCGAGCGGCGCCGAACGGCCACGGGCTTCGACGAGAAAGCCAGCGCGCAGGGGCTCGCCCTGGTCGAGATGGATCAGATGCCCGTCGCCGGTGCTTTCCACCCGCAGCACGCGGGCTTCCACTACCTCGATGCCGGCGTCGCGGAGGTCCTCGCGGATGGCCGCGTCGAACTGCGGGCGATCCAGCAGGCATTCCTGGTTGATCGACTGGCCGTCGCCGTTCCACTGCACGCGCCGTGGCGAGGGCGCGGCGGCACACGCCAGGGCACGTTTCAGGCCGGCCTGGCGCAGGCCGTCCAGCACCCGTTGGGACACGCCCTCCACCGCCGCGAAACGTCGCCATTCGCTGACCACCCGCACGCCATAGCCCAGGCGCTTGAGCCCCAGGGCCACCGCCGCACCGGCCGGGCCGGCGCCGAGGATGAGGATTTCAGTCACGGCCACGCTGCTCCCGGCCGACGAAGGCGGCGCCTTGCTGCAGCCACTGCAACACCGCCTCGCGGCCGGCGCCGGGGTGCTCGCGCAGGAAGCCGGCGATCAGGCCGGAGAGGGCCGCGCAGCCCACGCTGGAGCCGGCCACGCCGTTGGCGGCGGTCACGTGGGCGCCGAAATCGGCCTGGGGGCTGTTCAGCCAGGACCACTGCCCCGGCGCGCAACGGGCATCGCCGGTGATCCGGATCACGCCCGGATAGCTGGCCGGGTAGACCGGCTCGCCCTGGGCCGGGCTGGAGGCGCAGAGCAGGATGCCGGCGGTCTGGGCCAGGGCACAGGCCTCGCGCAGCACCGGGCGGTCGTTGCGCAGGCCGAGGCTCATGTTGACCAGGGCCACGTCCTGCTCCACCAGCCAGTGCAGCGCGGCGGCGATTTGCAGCGGGCTGGTCTGCCAACGCTCACCGAACACCTGGGCCACGCAGAGGCGCAGTGGACCGGCCTGGCGGGTCAGGGTGTCGAGCACCAGGCTGCCGTGGCCGAGGACGTCAGGCTGGGGGTCGCCGTCGCGCAGTTCGCCATCGTCCAGCCAGAAGCGCCGGGCCAGGGCGACGGCGCCGCCCTGCTGTGGGGCGAAGCCGCTGTCGATGACGCCGATGGCGAGTTCATTGGCCATGGTTCACCTGTTCGGCTTCCAGGCTGTGCAATTGGCCCTGCTCCAGGCGGAAGGCGATATCGGCCTGGGCCAGGGTGGAGGGTCGGTGACTGATGAGGATGCGCGTGCGCCCGGCGAAGAGCTGGTCGATGGCCGCGATCACCTCGCGCTCGGTGGCTTCGTCCACCGCCGAGGTGGCTTCGTCCAGCACCAGGATCAGCGGGTCCTGCAGCAGCGCGCGGGCAATGGCGATGCGCTGCTTCTGGCCGCCGGAGAGCTGCTGGCCGCGTTCGCCGATGGGGTTGTCCAGGCCCAGCGGCAGGGACTCGATCAGGCCGTCCAGGCGCGCCAGGCGGGCCACCTGCTCCAGGGCTTCGCGGCTGGCCTCGGGGGCGCTGTAGGCGAGGTTCTCGGCCAGGGTGCCACGGAACAGAACGATGTCCTGGCTGACCACGGCGATGCGCCGGCGCAGGGCGAAGAGGTCCAGTTCGCGCAGGTCGGCGCCGTCCAGCAGGACACGGCCCTGGTCCGGGTCGTAGAAGCGTTGCAGCAGGTCGATCAGGGTCGACTTGCCGACACCGGAGGCGCCGCTGATGGCCACCTTGAGACCAGCCGGAATGCGGGCGTCCACCCCGAGCAGCACGCCACCGGCACGCTGCTCGTGGGCAAAGTGCACGCCTTCGAAGCGCAGCTCTCCCCTGCCCTCCGGCATGGGTCTGGGCGCGTCGGGCTGCTGCACCGGCACCGGTTCCTGTTGCAGCTCCATGACCCGGCCAAGGCTGACCGTCATGCGCTGCATGGCCACGTACAGGCCCAGCAGGCTCTGCACCGGCCCCACGGCCATGCCCAGGTAGGTGGAGAAGGCGATCAGCGCGCCCAGTTGCCAGGTGCCCTGGATCACCCAGTAGCCGCCGATGAGGAAGGCACAGGCGCGGGACAGCGAGGTCAGGGTGCCGGGCACGGCCTGGGTGAAGAATTCGGTGAGCTGCACCCGCAGCAACTGGCTCATGTAGCCCTGCCCGAGGCGCTCCAGGCGGCGGGATTCGCGTTGCTGCTGGCCGGCGGCCTGGATGAATTTCATCGCCGGCAGGGTTTCCACCAGGAAGGACGACACGTCCGCCGAGCGCTCGCGCAGGCTGCGCACCTCGCGCTCCACCTTGCGCCGCATCCAGCGCAGCCAGAGCACCTCGATGGGAATCAGCACCGCCAGCAGCAGTGACAGCTGCCAGGACAGCAACAGCATCAGGGTCACCGCGCCGATCAGGCCGATGACGCTGGAGACCGCCGAGAACAGCGAGTCCACGGCGAAGCGCTGGATCTCCGCCACGTCGCCGTCCAGCCGCGAGAGGATGTCGCCGATGCGCTTGCGCCCGTAGAAGGCCGGCGAGAGCTGCTGCAGGTGACGGTAGAGGTCATCGCGCAGGGCGAAGAGGATGCGCCCGGAGAGCCGGGTGTGCAGGTAGCGGTTGATACCCGACAGCACGGTGCCGAGGATGCCGACGGCGATCATCGCCACCGCCACCTGCACCAGGGTGCCGAAGTCCTTGGCCAGCAGGCCGTCGTCGATCAGGGTCTTGGTCAGCCAGGGCTGGGCCAGCACCAGCATCGAGGCGCAGAACGACAGGCCGAGCAATACCAGGATGGCCCGCAGCTGCGGCCGGACGAAGCCGTAGAGCCAGGCCAGGGCGCGGCGCAGCAGGTCGGGGTCGCTGGTTTCCACCAGCTTGAGGAAGAGGCGGGTCATCAAATGGCAACCAGGACGTATCGAAACACTGTAGGGGCGAATTCATTCGCCAAGCAGGCCGCAGGCATGCCCATGGATATCCGGGGGCAACTGCGTTGCCATTGGCAAATGAATTCGCCCCTACCAGGCATGTTCGCCCCTACATGGAATCGGTTCATCCACGTAGTTGCTTCAGCTTGCGGTAAAGGGTGGCGCGGCTGATGCCGAGGGAGTCGGCGGCGGCCGATACATTGCCCTGGTGGCGGTCCAGCGCGCTGCGGATCAGCTCCAGTTCGTTCTCGCGGATGCTGCCGGGCTGGCGGCAACTGGCGGTCAGGTCGTCCAGCAGGCTGTCGGTGAGGTGATCCAGGCCGAGCACCTTCTCGCCCTCCTCGCGCATGGCCAGGGCCGAGCGCAGGACCATTTCCAGCTGGCGGATGTTGCCCGGCCAGTCGTAGCCGGCCAGCAGCTCGGTGAGGTCCTTGTCGAGGCTGACGTCGGTGGCGCCGAACTTGTGCAGCACGCTGCCGATCATCGCCGCCAGGTCGTCGCGCTCGCGCAGGGCCGGCAGGCGCAGGCTGACGCCGTTGATGCGGTAGTAGAGGTCTTCGCGGAAGTGCATGTCCTGCACCAGGCGCTTGAGGTCGCGGTGGGTGGCACAGATCACCGCCACGTCGATGTCCTGTTCTTCGCCGGCGCCCAGCGGCGCCACCTTGCGCTCCTGCAGCACCCGCAGCAGGCGGGCCTGCAGGGAGAGCGGCATGTCGCCGATCTCGTCGAGGAACAGGGTACCGCCGTGGGCCTGCATCAGCCGCCCGACCATGCCGCCCCGGCGCGAACCGGTGAAGGCACCTTCGCGGTAGCCGAAGAGTTCGGACTCGATCAGGCCCTCGGGAATGGCCGCGCAGTTCACCGCCACGAAGGGCTTGTCGGCGCGCGGGCCGGACTGGTGCAGGGCGCGGGCCACCACTTCCTTGCCGGTGCCGGTCTCGCCCAGCAGCAACACCGGCAGCTCGTTGGCCAGGCCCTGGCGGGCCATGCGCAGGGCGCGGGCGAAGCGGCTGTCGCGGCCGGCCAGTTCTTCCAGCACCTGGGGCTTCTGCGCGGCAGGGGCCTTGGCCGCCGGCGCCGTGGTCACCAGGCTGGTATGCCGGGGCACCTGCAGGGAGCGGAAATAGAACTCGCCCTTGGCGGTCTGGGTACTGCTCACCCCGCCCTGCAGCAGGCGGGCGATGAATTGCGGCGAACGCTCGCCGAGCAGGTCGCTGGAGCGCCGGCCCACCAGGGCTTCGCGGCGCATCTGCAGGAGGTCGCAGGCGCGGTCGTTGGCGGCCAGCACCTCGCCGTCCAGGCTCAGGGCCAACAGGCCGTGCCAGGCGCTGCCGAGGTACTGCGGGCGATTGTGGAAGGCCAGGACCAGGTGGTCCGGGTAGCAGAGGCCGAACATGCGGCTTTCGATATTGCCGGCCGCCAGCATCAGGGTCGACAGGTTGTCCTGGGGCTGGGCCATGACGCCTTCGCGGGTCAGGTCGAGCACGCCCACCACCTTGCCCTGGGGATCGCGCAGGGGCACCGAGGTGCAGGAGAACGGGCTGAGGCGGTCGAGGTAGTGCTCGCCGCAGTTGATCAGGGTGGGACGGCCTTCGACCACCGCCGTGCCGATGGCGTTGGTGCCGCGGATGGCCTCGCTCCAGCAACTGCCGAGGCGCAGGTCGCGCAGGCCGAAGCTCTTGAGGTATTCGGTCTGGCCTTCGATGGCCAGGACGTTGGCCTGGGCGTCGCCGAGGATGATCAGGCCGCCCTTGCCCTGCTGGCTGACCAGGTATTCCAGTTCCGGGGTCGCGGCGTCGATCAGCAGGCGGTTGTGGTTCAGCAGCAGCTGCAGGTCGTGGTTCTGCGCAAGGCCCACCTGCTCGCCTTCCAGGCAATTGAGGCCATAGCCCAGGCTGCGCCGCCATGAGGCGTCGATCTCGTCGCGCAGCACGCCTTGGGGCAGCTCGCCCTCGCTGGCCAGCTTGAGGCGGTGCTGCCGCGATTCGTGCAAAGGATCGGCAGCGGCTTTTATTCGAATGTCTTGCGCCATCTCTCGCTCCAACGTGCGCCCCGGCATGGGCCGGCGGTCAAGTCGCACGCCCTGAATGTCTACACCCCCGGCCCACGTCCGTAAAGAGCGAGCCAACCGCGCCACGGGCAGCAAGTATCAGGCCATCCCGGCCGTCGCCCGACAACCCTGCGCGGAGTTGACAGTCAGGTTGGCACAGGTTTACGTTAACGTAAAGGTAAACACAGCCACGAGCCCCGACCATGTCCACCACCTACAGCATCTCCGACCTCGCCCGCGAACTGGATGTCACCACCCGCGCCATTCGCTTCTACGAGGAGCAAGGCATGCTCAGCCCCGAGCGCCGTGGCCAGGAGCGCATCTACAGCCCGAAGGACCTGGTGGCGCTGAAGCTGATCCTGCGCGGCAAACGCATCGGCTTCTCCCTGGCCGAGTGCAAGGAACTGATCGACCTCTACGACCCGTCCAGCGGCAACCGCAAGCAGCTGCAGACCTTCATGGACAAGATCGCCGCGCGCCGCGCGCAACTCGAACAGCAACTGCTGGACATCCAGCAGATGCAGCTGGAACTGGATACGGCCGAGGAACGCTGCCTGGCGGCCATGGCCGAGACCGAACGCAAACAGGGAATCAGTGCC is a genomic window of Pseudomonas resinovorans NBRC 106553 containing:
- a CDS encoding NAD(P)/FAD-dependent oxidoreductase, whose product is MTEILILGAGPAGAAVALGLKRLGYGVRVVSEWRRFAAVEGVSQRVLDGLRQAGLKRALACAAAPSPRRVQWNGDGQSINQECLLDRPQFDAAIREDLRDAGIEVVEARVLRVESTGDGHLIHLDQGEPLRAGFLVEARGRSAPLAGGRLRGPETLSLLNQWQEQPGQPGSAVESLADGWAWMARLADGRCYWQITQDAGGLPPKEQLADYCAQRRGESALVRELFGEAALQPASLHARSSTAILFHEASGPNWLRVGDAAMAVDPLSGNGIFQSLSSALQAPAVIITLLQRPERAELARRFHQRRVEHLFLRFARTGRDFYALEQRWPEQPFWRDRRTWPDAEPMHAAADFSQLRVERAPVIHGDGIEEAEVVVTADQPLGIWHLQGIELAPIVRALQRGELTQALAALPEQPRRMVQGWLLAQGYRP
- a CDS encoding MBL fold metallo-hydrolase, coding for MTRRLSVLAGRLRKLDGGSMFGSLPRQRWSDCIEPDAENQIGLASRVLLVQEPGRNVLIMAGSEPLLAPVPRTCRCQPQPLGLLDSLAQRGLDEHDIDVVILTHVHALLPPDVRSAFQAGDPPRLLFPGASYVTGARQWSRALRPHPRDRAWFVPQLLDQLEESGRLKLVEDSASGVLGEGWRFHVSDGYTPGQLLPELEMPGGPVVFAGDLIPGLHWLELDVTTAFDRNPECLIEEKERLLDHLVATGGRLLLARDPAVALAKVTRDRQSRYYAFDQHGCLDRCEI
- a CDS encoding copper-binding protein, which produces MRTALTTAIALVLSSALPALADDMSGMNMGNTTKEPSQAQAQTATASGTVKAVDLAKGTVTISHGAVPSLKWPAMTMAFAASQEQLESVEVEEKVNFEFKAEGMNASILKITKAE
- a CDS encoding LysR family transcriptional regulator codes for the protein MQCRITLRQLATFVAIADLGSVTRASKELSLTQSAASMSLQDLEHQLGTRLFDRHGKRLVLNEHGRRLYPHAQATLEGAQEVESLFQQQLACHLRIGASTTIGGYLLPEKLAAFLEAEPDSRLELKVENTERIVESLCNFTVDVAFVEGPVQHPDIDVRPWLEDELVLIAAPSHPLSRLKQPTAEELAGARWIMREPGSGTRSMLEHLIGPWLGSPRQLLEVSDGEAIKRCVIAGAGIACVSRLTVRGELALGQLCTLPSPSGPLKRVFYRAIHQDKQPTRGLRRFLDFL
- a CDS encoding IS1182 family transposase, translated to MMGRLSGGQARLFYAFNLEEHVPPQHLLRSIDQCLDLSDLRTHLADFYSPIGRPSIDPELMVRMLVVGYCYGIRSERRLCEEVRLNLAYRWFCRLGLEDEVPNHSTFSKNRHGRFRDSGLFRWLFNEVLRRCMAAGLVKGEGFAVDASIIKADASRQRGVAGDEVDWRDPALSSRAVREYLEALDEEALAEALPKKMSLTDPQARWTAAPGGPAYFAYATNYLIYTEHGVILDVEATPAHRTAEVESTKTMVERVEAQFDLTPERLIGDTAYGTAPMLAWMVEEKDIEPHVPVWDKTERKDDSLSSNDFHWNQEAKEYRCPAGKPLRSEWRAFTQQRTRVTKANTIIYRSSQADCATCPLKAKCCPNTPNRKIVRSIHEAARDVARRIAKTPEYLVSRCERKKVEMLFAHLKRIMKLDRLRLRGLTGATDEFTLAATVQNLRRMAKLMPHGPPLRG
- a CDS encoding BRO family protein, which codes for MHDAYTPIVFYHHHQRLRAVMVDNQPWFVAHDFAWLIGLSDAQPVLQALEPHEQKTFCLGYSHDFHEEVTVISDIGAYRALFQFGKPKHGEVGRWLNAVLVPTLHDYHRVPDAAPRRENLSVEGRLIGVVRWQGEVWVAWRDLPAFMASGKEVSV
- a CDS encoding YeiH family protein, coding for MLVLSSSERSPFVLFTGIAASFLLAGLALWLSTTSALHGTGFGALTLAMLLGLLAGNLVPGRIHDALEAGLQFCKQPVLRFGVALYGLRLTVQQVQALGVQAFVIDAVLILSTITLAIWLGTRVLRLERETAILIGAGHAICGAAAVLASAGMVKGRNDQVAIAIACVVLFGTLGMLLYPWLFAIAPTLFGDSHGFGVFTGATLHEVAQVVAAGQAMDPQAAEAAIVAKLIRVLLLAPFLLGLGVWLSRRSVPGGATAKVKVPLFVIGFVACMLLNSWLPMPQDVQRMLIGADDLLLAAAMGALGFSTRLTDLRKAGLKPLLLAFALTAQLMLLGGVLSLI